The window aagagtttcatcactgctttcattaaaattgtgatgctctattatgcagcTCTGTATTtgacctaaaaaataaataattacaaatactccaatgttgtgttttggaatgtgctgtgaggatcagtatagaagcacttcatttgataaaaataatgtaatggtatgttgaaaagtaactgTTCTGTTCTTAGTTCATTAAAAttctatgaattaatttgattagatgtttttttgtttttgtttttttaaataaatcttattaaactttaaaacctggAATTCAGGGAAAATAAAGTGAAAACACggaatttgggggaaaaaaaataaacaatttggaaaaaaataaaacttatttcatagggccctataaAAGGTCTTGCTGTAGATTAGGATCCCTCAAAAGTAATGAATTAAatgaacagttcacacaaaaatgaaaatttgctgataatttactccaagatgtatcggagtttctttcttcatcaaaacagaatttaagactttcagGATTTCATTTCTGGCCTCGTCCTttaaacaatacaagtgaatgtcctccattttttgacggtccaaaatgcatatttaggatgcatcaaaataatccacacgactccagtcgacaaataaagttcttctgaacccaaacaattgattatttttagaaacaaaacaatacttatatactttttaactacaaatgttcacttccgtacatctctgtgacatgcactcaagagagggatgacgtaagctcgttggtaaggtcacgtggaggagtcaggaagcacatcattgtttattgttttttcttttattattatttggaaattattttttattttgttttgaaatcgttttggtttgtgaacggcgcttggtctgtgcaagtttctctagtaaacaatgacgcgcttcctgactcctccacgtgacattaccaacgagcttacgtcatccctctcatgagcgcgggtcacagagatgtacggaagcgaacatttgtagttaaaaagtatacaagtattgttttgtttctaaaaataatcgtttgggttcagaagaactttttgtcgactggagtcgtgcggattattttgatgcacccttaatatgcattttggaccgtaaaaaaatggagtacattcacttgcattgtttagaggagtcctgaaatgaaatcctaaaagtcttaaattctgttttgatgaagaaactcacctgagggtgagtaaattatcagcaaattttcatttttgggtgaactattcgtttaaGATAAAGGGTTTAAAcggaattaaatattttttcccaAAGCACATAATCACCTTACCTTTGGCCATAATGAGGCAGAGCTGAGAGCAGCAGGATTTTAAAACTGTACACATTTAGCATCCCTTCAAAAGGGACAGGTGCAATACAGGACAGATTTTTCTATCAAAATGTATCTTGACAACCAAAATAACATTTGATATGTGAAACTATCAATCTTAAAATAGATTTCAGTTGCTGGAATAGTTTTCAGGATTTTGCTAAGCAAGGAAATCAGATGTTACATTTCTGCTAAGGATAATTCTGCACAGCTCTCAGCCCTGTATGGCCTTTTTCAGCTCCTGTCTAAGGGAAAGAAAGATGGTGAGGTGAGATACATAAACAGGAACTTACCCCATGCCTCCTCGGCTCATGCCCCCTCGCATGCCACCACCTCCTCGCATCATGCCCCGGTCAAACCCACCCCGGCCACGCCCGCGGTTCTCCCCCCCTCCCATGCCACGACCCTCTCCAGGGCCCCCATATCCTCCGGATTCAGGGCCCGAGTAGCCGCCTCTGCCCATGCCGTTCTGATGGTCCTGCCTGTAATtacctgtacaaaaaaaaaaaacataattatgatAAGCCTGTCTAACTACAAGCATGATCATTACCAGGTTTCACAAAACAAAGTAGACTTACCATACTGACTAGTTGGTTTGTAATCTGACTGGCCATAGCCACCTCCAGTGCTGCCCTGTTGTCCATACTGGCTAGCAGGTGGCTGTCCATAGGATCCAGAAGGTGGAGCGTAGCTGGAAGGCGGAGCCTGTTGCTGCTGGGGAGGAGCTTGCTGATATGCTCCCTGCTGACTGTAGGAGCTCTGCTGCCCGTAGCCTCCCTGCTGCTGCTGAGAGTAAGAGCTTTGCTGGGGCTGCTGAGAATACGAGCTCTGCTCATATCCAGACGGCTGCTGGCTGCCAGAACTGTAACTGCTTGAAAAATAAACAGTGATTACAGTTTGCAACCATGAAAAACAATGACAAATCTGGACCTTAAGGAGTAAAGAATTTAAGtaaattaaagaattttcatttttgggtcaactatccttttaactctGTGTGATACCTAGGTGGTGCAGCAGAAGCAGGCTGTTGGCCGTATCCAGGATATGCAGACTGAGCGCCGTAGCTGGCCTGCCCAGCATACGAGGTCGGGTTACTGCTGGTGGAGGtggtagcagcagcagcagcagcagctgtgGAGGCATCGTAGCTGCCAGCTCCATATCCCTGCACTGTCTGACTGTAGCCCTGCGGTGCAGCTGGAGTGGCACTATAACCACctatagattacattttaataaagtaaaaatggGCACTAAAAACATTTTGGTTACCCAATGAAATTTGGCAATTGCTTtattgctaaatgcaaataatatatatatcaaaaatccaCAAAGTCAAATTTAACACACCACTGGCTGGTGGTTGCTGTCCATAGGATGATCCATAGGCCTGCTGGCCATAAGTGCTTGAAGAGCTGCCGCTCTGGGAGTAGGTTGAATCAGCCGGTTGGGTGTATGAACCGTAGCCTTGTTGTTGACTGTATGACTGCTACACAATAGGAACACAGAGTATAAGTCATTTAAAATAAGCATTCTGGCAGACACCACTTGATTAGCTATGGTGTTGCTCTTTACAGTGATTATGTGCATAAATAACATTAAGGGCAATTTTACCTGGGTGGTCTGTCCATAACCCTGCGAGGGCTGGGCCGCATAGGAGCTGTAGCTGATCAATATCAAAAGATTAATAACGGCTAACTTTAACAATGATCAATGAGACAGTCAAAAAACACATTAGATGTGTTGCCAAACAATGTACATACCCTTGCTGGCCTCCAGCCTGACTGTAACTGTTGTAATCTGTGACAAATGAACGAAAATTGTTTATCAAAGAGCAGGATATATAGGAAAGATATCTTCAAAATCATACTCCAACTGTTAAACAAAGTGATTAGATGGCTTAAATGAGCAAAAAAGTACACATAAACGGGCACGAGAAAGTTTGACATTGAAATTAGATTAAATAATCTTTGGACCACGTTGTTAAAACAGATGTTGGAAGGGATGGTGTTTGTACTAAAACGTTATAGGATTAAGAACAACAGCGGATTATTATACCACAACGTTAAAATAGCGGTTACACAACGTGCTCGCGTGCTTCTAACCATTTGCCCGCCTCTCAGCTCGAGCGTAACGTTGCCAAGCAACAGCCCGACACGTGAAAATTAAacgatgttaaaataaaataagttcataatgaaaaaaagttatatttgagTGAAACTGTTTAAATATACTGCTTGGATATGTTCCCGCTCAGAGAGATTGCAAATTATCGTTTTCCATCCCCTCCCCCATTTTCACACGAAGGAAGACAGAACCGGCTAAAACAGAAAGCCGACGCCTACCGGTAAACATCACAACGGGATTATTTTACCGGTTAACCGCGTTTTATATCACACATAAAGGTATTTCACGTTTATTACAACCGGCTAAAGAAATTAAAGTCACCCatgtatgatttaaaaaaggcTCAACGTTACAATGGATTACACGCAGCTCCTACCTGCAGCAGACGCCATTTCGTGTGCCTTGTCCAGCGAACAGCGCATGCGTGGATCAGACTCTGCGGGCGCTACCATGGTAACACGCGGggttggacatttatttaaaacgtTCTAATTTCACAATTAACTGCTAtcaaatgctatatatatatcaCCAGATGTTGAAGTTTACGCAGTGTTTTTGGTCAAGCACATCGTAAAGGAGTTCAACTTAATTTGGCGAAATTTAATATGCCGCATGAATGAATGGAATTGTAATGGATTCGTCCTGGCGGTCTATAGAATGACCTACTTTAAACGTGCTGTAATGTCCACATTACCTAAAGAGATCAGTGAAATAGGGCGCAACGAAACgacgctattttgctgctgttgcttTTTGCTGCTGTTGCTTTTTGCTGCGTTCAGTTCTAGAGCTGTTAAAGGgctagtttacacaaaaatgaaaaatctctcaacatttactcactctcatgccatcctagatgtgtattacCATcgttctcctgctgaacacaaattaagatttttaaaagaatatctctacTCTGTAGATCTATCCAAAGGATCCAAACAGAAAaggcaagtgaatagtggcctgaactttgaagctccatagcaatccataaaattccagtggttaaatccatgtcttcagaagagatatgataggtgtgggtgagaaacagatcaatatttaagtaattttttactatagacCATATCAaggatgtaaaaaacaacaacaaaggaattagaactcTACTGCACATGTCTGGTCCTGAAGCATTTGACTAGCACATACTTTTAGAatctagctaaaacagaacaaacaatatatgtgcaaaaactgaaaataaacaatgaggtgtcattaccagatcctttaaataagactctgAGTCAACAATTTTTCTTAAAGAACatcatacatttacatacatcacagtcatttagcagacacttttatccaaagtgacttacaaatgaggaatataacacaaaatttgtcatacaaaagtcaacaatatctgcagtattgcactgccaagttcttaaagtggctggagtagtatagatgctagcgcagaagaaaaagacagacaatatatattttttaattgttaaatagtaagtgcatttagtgtggcTTGGTTAAGTGCttgtggaaaagatgtgttttcagctctttcttgaatgttgagaaggtatcggcagatcatgtggaggttggaagctcattccaccacagaggaacagagagagtgaatgatcgtgaaatagactttgtgcctctttgtgaCGGGACCACCAGGTGCCACTCGATCATggaccacagagagagagagttgggacATAGACCTAGAGGAATGAATTtaagtaagagggtgctgttgAATTTGATGCGAGCAGCTACTGGTAGCCAGtagagtgaaatcaagagtgggttaacgtgagccctctttggctgattgaaaACCAGATGCGCTGCAgtgttctggaccatctgcagtggcttaatcatgctagctgggaggctggccaacagggcattacagtagtccagtcttgaaatgaccagagcttggagcAGGATCTGcccagcatattcagacagaaaaaggtctgattttcctgatattgtaaagCATGAACCTGCATGACCGAGCGGTTGTTGAGATGTTGGCggtgaagttaagctggtcacCCACCACTACTCCCAGATTCTGGGCTTtcctggttggtgttagtgtagttgaaccaagatgaaaagAGAGGCTGTGGTTAACAGACATGTTGGCTGGAATCACAAGAAATTCTGTGTTGGCAAGGTTGAGTTGTAGGTGACGTTCCTTCATCTAGGCCGAGATCTCAGAAAGGCAGGCATGAGACAGAGATATGAGCTGAGATGGTAGGGTTGtcaggctggaatgacaggtagagctgcgtatcatctgcgtagcagtggtaggagaaaccatgtgccttaaTGATAGGTCCGAGTGATATAGTGTAGATTGAGAATacgaggggtccaagcactgatccctgaggaacaccagtggtcagctggtgtgacttggacacctctcctctccaggtggCCTTGAAGGGTCTGTCTGTGAGGTATGACTCAAATcatccaagcacagttcctgtgatgcccaggtcagagagagtGGACAAGATAATCtggtggttcactgtgtcaaaagcactagacaagtcaaggaggatgaggacataTGATTTGGAGTGAGCGCTCACCAGTTGCAGGGTTTCAGCAACTGACAAGtgggcagtctctgttgagtgtcctttttaaaagccagactgatgtctgtcgagTAGGTTATTCTAtgaaagaaaagcagacaacttGTTGAAAATAaccctctcaagagttttagCTAGGAAAGGTAGGATAGAGACCTGTCTGTAGTTATCAACTATTATGGGGTTATGTGTTGGGGATGGGATGTGGGAAAAGAGCGGTTGTGGGTGTGTGGTGTAGAGAACTGGCAGCTGATGCTCACTActttgtcagtaaaaaaaaaaacatggcaaagtcATCAGCACTCAGAGAAGAAGTGGGAGGAGGCAGTGGCGCAGCCAAGGGTGGGCTGGGATTAGACCCAAactagacccaggcccacccagaatattagagattatacTTTgacatcaaatatatatatatatatatatatatatatatatatatatatatatatatatatatatatatatatatcttatatagGAATATTGGATTGCTCCAATTCTAATCAACGAAGCTGTTAATGCTGCAAGCGTGTGACTTGCAGATAAGGTAagggtttttctttttaattaaaaaaaaaatctttgtgtctcTTCTGTGCTAGCTTttatactactccagctactctgagaacCTGCCAGTGccatactgcagatattgttgacttttatgTGACAAAATACTTGAGTTCCTCATTTGtatgtcattttggataaaagcatctgctaaatgactaaatgtaaatgacttaCACAGCTTCATTCAATGTAAAGGGAGCAATCTGTAGTCATGTTTAGAGCCTGTAAAGAAATACACTTGACTTAACTAGCCAGCTAAACTCGACCTATAAAAACTTACTACTAGTTGGCAAAAATGTAATTCAcataccagagataagatgtgtgctttagttgttagtactgcacgtTTCCAGACATCTCACTTCACTGCTGCggttcatgcgtccatttgtggtttcagagatctaaacactttaatttccattagtttcagacatccagggagcatccagccctaaccctaaccttgttTTGAAGGAGTTTGACAGTCAGAAATGTTCAAGGGACAGAGACATCATTTCCTTAAACTGACTATTagttcttgaaatggtctatacatctccactttcactttcttcttctgttgtttttttttttgccgattcacattcttcgttcatatcgccaactactgctggtcaaaggtggagatttgtagtgaaaaaggacttatagctgtactacgtaactttgtgctctctagcgacatctgtggttgaaacttaaaattgtgaGCAATTTGAggaagaatacattacgtcagtcgtgttctggcac of the Myxocyprinus asiaticus isolate MX2 ecotype Aquarium Trade chromosome 42, UBuf_Myxa_2, whole genome shotgun sequence genome contains:
- the LOC127432797 gene encoding RNA-binding protein EWS-like — translated: MASAADYNSYSQAGGQQGYSSYAAQPSQGYGQTTQQSYSQQQGYGSYTQPADSTYSQSGSSSSTYGQQAYGSSYGQQPPASGGYSATPAAPQGYSQTVQGYGAGSYDASTAAAAAAATTSTSSNPTSYAGQASYGAQSAYPGYGQQPASAAPPSSYSSGSQQPSGYEQSSYSQQPQQSSYSQQQQGGYGQQSSYSQQGAYQQAPPQQQQAPPSSYAPPSGSYGQPPASQYGQQGSTGGGYGQSDYKPTSQYGNYRQDHQNGMGRGGYSGPESGGYGGPGEGRGMGGGENRGRGRGGFDRGMMRGGGGMRGGMSRGGMGIAGDRGGFSKPGDSDMGRPEEQDDSENSTIYITGLTENATLEEMADFFKHSGIIRINKRTGLPAINLYTDKDTGKPKGDATLSYEEPPSAKAAVEWFDGKDFQGKKLKVSMARRKPMMGMMRGGMPMRGDRGGMMGRGGMMGRGMGRGGDRGGFMPRGGPRGMGRGGPTGANMQQRAGDWQCPNAGCGNQNFAWRMECNQCKAPRPEGFGPPPFPPPGGDRGRGGPGGMRGGRGMDRGGPGGPGGFRGGRGGDRGGFRGGRGMDRGGFGGRGRGGPPMDDMGRRGRGMGPPGKMDMKVDHRQDRRERPY